The proteins below come from a single Caulobacter flavus genomic window:
- the rutB gene encoding pyrimidine utilization protein B has translation MIAADDSVMLPARPEPIPLAPERTAVIVIDMQNAYASPGGYLDLAGFDISGAAACIQQIKGVLETARAAGMQVIYFQNGWDDQYVEAGGPGSPNWWKSNALKTMRARPELEGKLLARGQWDYELVDELKPEPGDIQLHKTRYSGFFNSQLDSVLRSRNIKNLVFVGIATNVCVESTLRDGFFLEYFGTVLEDATHQAGPDFVQKAALYNIETFFGWVSTVADFKGAFGQLAPK, from the coding sequence GCCCGAGCCGATCCCGCTGGCGCCCGAGCGCACGGCCGTCATCGTCATCGACATGCAGAACGCCTACGCCTCGCCCGGCGGCTATCTGGATCTGGCAGGCTTCGACATCAGCGGCGCGGCCGCCTGCATCCAGCAGATCAAGGGCGTGCTCGAGACCGCCCGCGCGGCCGGCATGCAGGTGATCTACTTCCAGAACGGCTGGGACGACCAATACGTGGAGGCTGGCGGCCCCGGCTCGCCCAACTGGTGGAAGTCCAACGCCCTGAAGACCATGCGCGCCCGGCCCGAGCTGGAGGGCAAGCTGCTGGCCCGCGGCCAGTGGGACTACGAGCTGGTCGACGAGTTGAAACCCGAGCCCGGCGACATCCAGCTGCACAAGACCCGCTATTCCGGCTTCTTCAACAGCCAGCTCGACAGCGTGCTGCGCAGCCGGAACATCAAGAACCTGGTCTTCGTCGGCATCGCCACCAACGTCTGCGTGGAGTCGACCCTGCGCGACGGCTTCTTCCTCGAATATTTCGGGACCGTCCTGGAGGACGCCACGCACCAGGCCGGCCCGGACTTCGTCCAGAAGGCCGCGCTCTACAACATCGAGACCTTCTTCGGCTGGGTGTCGACCGTGGCCGACTTCAAGGGGGCGTTCGGACAGCTGGCGCCGAAGTGA
- the rutC gene encoding pyrimidine utilization protein C yields MPKTVITPPGTGTPIAPFSPGTLADGVVYVSGTLAFDKDNNVAHVGDAEGQTRQVLETIKSVIETAGGTMDDVTMNHIFLTDWANYQTINKVYAEYFPGDKPARYCIQCGLVKPDFLVEIATVAHIGKK; encoded by the coding sequence ATGCCCAAGACCGTCATCACCCCGCCCGGCACGGGCACGCCGATCGCGCCGTTCTCGCCGGGGACCCTGGCCGATGGCGTGGTCTACGTCTCGGGCACCCTGGCCTTCGACAAGGACAACAACGTCGCCCATGTGGGCGACGCCGAGGGCCAGACGCGGCAGGTGCTGGAGACCATCAAGTCGGTGATCGAGACGGCCGGCGGCACGATGGACGACGTGACCATGAACCACATCTTCCTGACCGACTGGGCCAACTACCAGACCATCAACAAGGTCTATGCCGAGTACTTCCCGGGCGACAAGCCGGCCCGCTACTGCATCCAGTGCGGCCTGGTGAAGCCCGACTTCCTGGTCGAGATCGCCACCGTCGCCCACATCGGCAAGAAGTGA
- the rutD gene encoding pyrimidine utilization protein D — MTSGTVDGIHYELHGGPIAGREVVLMSSGLGGSGSFWGPQMAALTARWPVVLYDHRGTGRSVRELPTDKPYAVADMADDMVKVMDALGIAKAHVVGHAAGGNAGLALALAHPDRLGKLAVVNGWSRPDPHIRRCFDTRLHLLNDSGPAAYVHAQALFLYPATWISEHSDRLAAEEPHHVAGFPPKTVMLARIGALLAFDVDEQLPRITHTVLVSATADDMLVPVTCAHRLAQRLPNAVLDVLPWGGHASSVTDPEGFNASLVAFLEGDG; from the coding sequence GTGACCTCCGGAACCGTCGACGGCATCCACTACGAACTCCACGGCGGTCCCATCGCGGGCCGCGAGGTCGTGCTGATGTCGTCGGGCCTGGGCGGTTCCGGATCCTTCTGGGGCCCGCAGATGGCGGCCCTGACCGCCCGCTGGCCGGTCGTGCTGTACGACCATCGCGGCACGGGGCGAAGCGTGCGCGAACTGCCGACCGACAAGCCCTACGCCGTCGCCGACATGGCCGACGACATGGTCAAGGTCATGGACGCCCTGGGGATCGCCAAGGCCCACGTCGTCGGCCACGCGGCCGGCGGCAACGCCGGCCTGGCCCTGGCGCTGGCCCACCCGGATCGCCTCGGCAAGCTGGCGGTCGTCAACGGCTGGTCGCGGCCCGATCCGCACATCAGGCGCTGCTTCGACACCCGCCTGCACCTGCTGAACGACAGCGGCCCAGCGGCCTACGTCCACGCCCAGGCCCTGTTCCTCTATCCGGCGACCTGGATTTCCGAGCACAGCGACCGCCTGGCCGCCGAGGAGCCGCACCACGTGGCCGGCTTTCCGCCCAAGACGGTGATGCTGGCCCGCATCGGCGCCCTGCTGGCCTTCGACGTCGACGAGCAACTGCCGCGGATCACCCACACGGTGCTGGTCAGCGCCACCGCCGACGACATGCTGGTTCCCGTCACCTGCGCCCATCGCCTGGCCCAGCGCCTGCCGAACGCAGTGCTCGACGTGCTGCCCTGGGGCGGCCACGCCTCGAGCGTGACCGATCCGGAGGGTTTCAACGCCTCGCTTGTGGCTTTCCTGGAGGGGGATGGATGA
- the rutA gene encoding pyrimidine utilization protein A, whose translation MQVGVFIPIGNNGWLISETSPQYMPSFELNKTIVQKAESYGLDFALSMIKLRGFGGKTEFWEHNLESFTLMAGLAAVTEKIKVFATVATLTIPPAIVARMASTIDSIAPGRFGINLVTGWQKAEYSQMGLWPGEQHYTDRYNYLAEYATVLKDLLETGVSDFKGKYFTMDDCRVSPHPKETKLICAGSSDEGLAFTAQYADYSFALGKGTNTPTAFASVNKRLEAAAAKTGRDVASFILFMVIADETDEKALAKWRLYRDGADQQALAWLTNQAAPNAAAGATTNTAQLAAPESAVNLNMGTLVGSYESIARMLDEIAEVPGTGGVLLTFDDFVQGIDDFGTKIQPLMKSRK comes from the coding sequence ATGCAGGTCGGCGTCTTCATCCCCATCGGCAATAATGGCTGGCTCATCTCCGAGACCTCGCCGCAGTACATGCCGAGCTTCGAGCTCAACAAGACCATCGTCCAGAAGGCCGAGAGCTACGGCCTCGACTTCGCGCTCTCGATGATCAAGCTGCGGGGCTTCGGCGGCAAGACCGAGTTCTGGGAGCACAATCTCGAGAGCTTCACCCTGATGGCGGGCCTGGCGGCCGTCACCGAGAAGATCAAGGTCTTCGCCACGGTCGCCACCCTGACCATCCCGCCGGCGATCGTGGCGCGCATGGCCTCGACCATCGACTCCATCGCCCCGGGCCGCTTCGGCATCAACCTGGTGACCGGCTGGCAGAAGGCCGAGTACAGCCAGATGGGCCTGTGGCCGGGCGAGCAGCACTACACCGACCGCTACAACTACCTGGCCGAATACGCGACCGTGCTGAAGGACCTGCTGGAGACCGGCGTGTCCGACTTCAAGGGCAAGTACTTCACCATGGACGACTGCCGGGTCAGCCCGCACCCGAAGGAGACCAAGCTGATCTGCGCCGGCTCGTCCGACGAGGGCCTGGCCTTCACGGCGCAGTACGCCGACTACAGCTTCGCCCTGGGCAAGGGGACCAACACCCCGACCGCCTTCGCCTCGGTCAACAAGCGGCTGGAGGCGGCCGCCGCCAAGACCGGCCGCGACGTCGCCTCGTTCATCCTGTTCATGGTGATCGCCGACGAGACCGACGAGAAGGCGCTGGCCAAATGGCGGCTCTATCGCGACGGCGCCGACCAGCAGGCCCTGGCCTGGCTGACCAACCAGGCCGCGCCCAACGCCGCGGCGGGCGCCACCACCAACACCGCCCAGCTGGCCGCGCCGGAATCGGCGGTGAACCTCAACATGGGCACGCTGGTGGGCAGCTACGAGAGCATCGCCCGCATGCTCGACGAGATCGCCGAGGTTCCCGGCACCGGCGGCGTGCTGCTGACCTTCGACGACTTCGTCCAGGGCATCGACGACTTCGGCACGAAGATCCAGCCGCTGATGAAGAGCCGGAAGTAG
- a CDS encoding FKBP-type peptidyl-prolyl cis-trans isomerase — MRTALIALGLSVALAAPALAQTAPTPAPAPDVTANPAAENLAKSTAWMAANAKQPGVITLPSGLQYKVTTSGAKDAPSPKPGEIIKVHYEGKLVDGKVFDSSFARGQPLIAPLGGLVPAWMEALPKMKVGDEWTLFVPPSLGYGERAAGEIPPNSVMIFRIKLIDMMTLD; from the coding sequence ATGCGCACCGCTCTCATCGCCCTGGGGTTGTCCGTCGCCCTGGCCGCTCCGGCCCTGGCCCAGACCGCGCCGACCCCGGCGCCGGCCCCTGACGTCACGGCCAATCCGGCCGCCGAAAACCTGGCCAAGTCGACCGCCTGGATGGCCGCCAACGCCAAGCAGCCGGGCGTGATCACCCTGCCGTCGGGCCTGCAGTACAAGGTCACGACCTCGGGTGCGAAGGACGCTCCCTCGCCGAAGCCGGGCGAGATCATCAAGGTCCACTACGAGGGCAAGCTGGTCGACGGCAAGGTGTTCGACAGCTCGTTCGCGCGCGGCCAGCCGCTGATCGCGCCGCTGGGCGGCCTGGTGCCGGCCTGGATGGAGGCCCTGCCGAAAATGAAGGTGGGCGACGAATGGACGCTGTTCGTGCCGCCGTCGCTCGGCTACGGCGAACGCGCCGCCGGCGAGATCCCACCCAACAGCGTGATGATCTTCCGGATCAAGCTGATCGACATGATGACGCTGGACTAG
- a CDS encoding glycoside hydrolase family 43 protein, with translation MLRLALALSLLAGAAQAAPLAPGTAAFDDFVYSGRDPTDAPLAPGRYANPILKGFYPDPSVTRAGEDYYLVNSTFAWFPGIPVFHSKDLVNWTQIGNAIDRPGQLDFKRLAMSRAVFAPAITEHAGVFYILNTCVDCGGNFLVTARDPKGPWSDPVWLPQIDGIDTSLFFDDDGRGWIVNNGPPAGPSRYDGHRAISIQEYDPKAMTMVGPRSVLVDGGVDASARPIWIEGPHILKVDGRYYLTAAEGGTAEGHSQVVLRSDKVTGPYAPYAGNPILTQRDLPRDRAHPITSAGHADLVRTQSGEWWATFLAVRPYGDDTYNTGRETFLLPVAWKDGWPVILPPKTAIPLSAERPNLPAGPAPKVPTTGAFTVRETFDGQALGLDWMTMRIPAGRWWDLKDGALVLKARPDRLGGFEQPSIWARRQQHLDASAETTVRFAPKGGGDRAGIVALQNDAFFYALTVAGGEDGRSEVRLEKRAGDKDPVDGVVVARASLAGSAGGPVRLKITARGGRYDFAYAGDDGAWKSLAADQDGTILSTKVAGGFVGTMLGLYARADAR, from the coding sequence ATGCTGCGTCTCGCCCTGGCCCTGTCGCTGCTGGCCGGCGCCGCCCAGGCCGCGCCCCTGGCGCCCGGAACGGCCGCCTTCGACGACTTCGTCTACAGCGGCCGGGACCCGACCGACGCGCCGCTGGCCCCCGGCCGCTACGCCAATCCGATCCTCAAGGGCTTCTACCCCGACCCCAGCGTCACGCGGGCGGGCGAGGACTACTACCTGGTCAACTCCACCTTCGCCTGGTTTCCCGGCATCCCGGTGTTCCACAGCAAGGACCTGGTGAACTGGACCCAGATCGGCAACGCCATCGACCGGCCCGGCCAGCTGGACTTCAAGCGGCTGGCGATGTCGCGGGCGGTGTTCGCGCCGGCCATCACCGAGCACGCGGGCGTGTTCTACATCCTCAACACCTGCGTCGACTGCGGCGGGAATTTCCTGGTCACGGCCAGGGATCCCAAGGGGCCATGGTCGGATCCGGTGTGGCTGCCGCAGATCGACGGCATCGACACCTCGCTGTTCTTCGACGACGACGGGCGGGGCTGGATCGTCAACAACGGCCCGCCGGCCGGACCCTCGCGCTACGACGGCCACAGGGCGATCTCGATCCAGGAGTACGATCCCAAGGCCATGACGATGGTCGGGCCGCGCTCGGTGCTGGTCGACGGGGGCGTGGATGCTTCCGCCAGGCCGATCTGGATCGAGGGGCCGCACATCCTGAAGGTCGACGGCCGCTACTACCTGACCGCCGCCGAAGGCGGCACGGCCGAGGGCCATTCGCAGGTGGTGCTGCGGTCCGACAAGGTGACCGGCCCCTACGCGCCCTATGCGGGCAACCCGATCCTGACCCAGCGCGACCTGCCGCGCGACCGCGCCCACCCGATCACCTCGGCCGGCCACGCCGACCTCGTGCGGACCCAGTCGGGCGAGTGGTGGGCGACCTTCCTGGCGGTGCGGCCCTACGGCGACGACACCTACAACACCGGCCGCGAGACCTTCCTGCTGCCGGTGGCGTGGAAGGACGGCTGGCCGGTGATCCTGCCGCCGAAGACGGCCATTCCTCTTAGCGCCGAGCGGCCGAACCTGCCGGCGGGACCGGCGCCGAAGGTTCCGACCACCGGCGCCTTCACCGTGCGCGAGACCTTCGACGGCCAGGCCCTGGGGCTGGACTGGATGACCATGCGCATTCCCGCCGGGCGGTGGTGGGACCTGAAGGACGGCGCACTGGTGCTGAAGGCGCGTCCCGATCGCCTGGGCGGGTTCGAGCAGCCGTCGATCTGGGCGCGCCGCCAGCAGCACCTCGACGCCAGCGCCGAGACCACGGTGCGCTTCGCGCCGAAGGGCGGGGGCGACCGGGCCGGGATCGTGGCGCTGCAGAACGACGCCTTCTTCTACGCCCTGACGGTCGCGGGCGGCGAGGACGGGCGGTCCGAGGTGCGGTTGGAGAAGCGGGCGGGCGACAAGGATCCCGTCGACGGCGTGGTCGTGGCCCGCGCATCGCTGGCGGGGAGCGCCGGCGGTCCAGTCAGGCTGAAGATCACCGCGAGGGGCGGGCGCTACGACTTCGCCTATGCGGGCGACGACGGCGCCTGGAAGAGCCTGGCCGCCGACCAGGACGGGACCATCCTGTCGACCAAGGTCGCCGGCGGGTTCGTCGGGACGATGCTGGGCCTTTACGCCCGGGCGGACGCGCGGTGA
- a CDS encoding endo-1,4-beta-xylanase: protein MLDRRQALLGLGAAGLASPALAESKIQPLKSLAAGKGLVFGSAVGAGPKGSLTGSFEDAHYRAILADECGVLVPENELKWYVLRPAEKTFAFERADRIAAFAAEHGAALRGHTLLWHHPQWFPAWLKDYDFGSRPAARVEAMLAEHVDRVCAHYPQIYSWDVVNETVDPADGALRRTVFSDAMGGVEPVLDASFHLARKAAPKARLVYNDYMSWEAGNEKHRHGVLKLLEGFRKRNVPVDALGIQSHIGAENADSFTGFGRPQEKEWRAFVDEAVGMGYDLALTEFDVHDKGLPVDFAARDAAVAAYGKAYLDLMLSYRQTKELLAWGMVDKYSWLQNQWLRQDKAPKRPTLYDDAYAPKPLREAVAQALRDAPAR from the coding sequence ATGCTCGATCGCCGTCAGGCCCTGCTGGGTCTTGGAGCCGCGGGGCTGGCCTCGCCGGCCCTGGCCGAGAGCAAGATCCAGCCGCTCAAGTCCCTGGCCGCCGGGAAGGGCCTGGTGTTCGGCAGCGCCGTGGGCGCGGGACCGAAGGGATCGCTGACCGGTTCGTTCGAGGACGCCCACTATCGCGCCATCCTGGCCGACGAGTGCGGCGTGCTGGTCCCCGAGAACGAGCTGAAGTGGTACGTGCTGCGCCCGGCCGAGAAGACCTTCGCCTTCGAGCGCGCCGACCGCATCGCCGCCTTCGCCGCCGAGCACGGCGCGGCCCTGCGCGGCCATACCCTGCTGTGGCACCATCCGCAGTGGTTCCCCGCCTGGCTGAAGGACTACGACTTCGGCTCCAGGCCCGCCGCCCGGGTCGAGGCCATGCTGGCCGAGCACGTCGACCGGGTGTGCGCCCACTATCCTCAGATCTATTCCTGGGATGTGGTCAACGAGACCGTCGATCCCGCCGACGGCGCTCTGCGCCGCACGGTCTTCTCCGACGCCATGGGCGGGGTCGAGCCGGTGCTGGACGCCTCGTTCCACCTGGCCCGCAAGGCCGCGCCCAAGGCCCGCCTCGTCTACAACGACTACATGAGCTGGGAGGCCGGCAACGAGAAGCACCGCCACGGCGTGCTCAAGCTGCTGGAGGGCTTCCGCAAGCGCAACGTCCCGGTCGACGCCCTGGGCATCCAGAGCCACATCGGGGCCGAGAACGCCGACAGCTTCACCGGTTTCGGCAGGCCGCAGGAGAAGGAATGGCGGGCCTTCGTCGATGAGGCGGTCGGCATGGGCTACGACCTGGCGCTCACCGAGTTCGACGTCCACGACAAGGGCCTGCCCGTCGACTTCGCGGCCCGCGACGCTGCGGTGGCGGCCTACGGCAAGGCCTATCTCGACCTGATGCTGAGCTATCGCCAGACCAAGGAGCTCCTGGCCTGGGGCATGGTCGACAAGTACTCGTGGCTGCAGAACCAGTGGCTGCGCCAGGACAAGGCGCCCAAGCGGCCGACCCTCTATGACGACGCCTATGCGCCCAAGCCGCTGCGTGAGGCGGTGGCGCAGGCCCTGCGCGACGCGCCGGCGCGATAG
- a CDS encoding TonB-dependent receptor, with amino-acid sequence MSSVNGASATRGRQTLGDNLKFGLKCGASALALSLVFGGATLAQTAPASGKTTEDTVDEVVVTSIRQSLKSSQQLKQSSEIIGDSITAEDIGALPDRSVTEALQRVPGVSINRFAAGVDPDHFSVEGSGVVVRGLNFVRSELNGRDTFTANNGRILSFADVPSELMGGVDVFKSPSADLIEGGISGTVNLRTRLPFDTNKRILSMSAEASYGDMVKEWKPTYSFLYSDRFDTSFGEVGVLASFVNSQLASRSDAIQVSNFGCRTNLGVSSADCGNGTKGVWFPRGAAFRSTTNDRERQGQAGAVQWKSNDGTMQASLQYLRSKSTVKWTEHAVEIATDNVAGNGDSRPADGTTFSFDEDGVFTNGIITGTTGWRADQNGSDPRTPINGLQSNNVRRDENTTNITTDYGFNFKWTPNEHWGVLFDAQHVDSTVDAISMGMWGSTFQNASITLKGSDLPDVKFTAPSSGTSVSNCAPFNNNCPSYARGTHASLSDPYNNFWRSAMDHIEQSEGTEDAVKIDVEYKLGNDSWLDSIKGGARWSERDQTTRFSAYNWGVVSEIWGSGGPVWMDDPINGNPTTAGGADSTRFVEAYAFDNFLRGKTGAPTGADPRLFFSQNLVDNYGSVSQFLLSVGDEWRDRLAGGCPQNWVPLAQRCGVTAGTPFRPQEINPVNEVTKAAYLMARFKGDVGDYKISGNIGLRYTKTDREATGYLAFPISTSLATDADCTLAFTNWQALPEPKQPFVASSFCSLTPQVRAAARAWANGALTPSTAKASFDYWLPSFNLKVMAPHGLQYRVGVSKTITPPDIGLTRNYYNLALNTNNDGITNGQPSGNVTVGNPFLKPTQSTNVDASVEWYFAPVGSLTFAAFWKELSDVATNTTARLPFTNNGATFDVLVTTPGNSDKKATVKGFEIGYQQFYDFLPKPLDGFGINANYSYIESNGVPQSTLSATDPDVAAGRVTTVDTGKLPLQGLSKHNVNFAAIYEKGPISARLAYNWRSDFLLTVRDVIVPYAPIMNEATGQLDGSFFYTVNPKVKVGVQAVNLLNETTRTTQILNSDLLKTGRSWFMNDRRYTFVLRASF; translated from the coding sequence ATGAGCTCCGTCAACGGAGCGTCCGCGACGCGTGGGCGCCAGACTCTCGGCGACAATCTGAAATTCGGCCTGAAGTGCGGGGCCTCGGCCCTGGCGCTGAGCCTGGTGTTCGGGGGCGCGACCCTCGCCCAGACCGCTCCGGCCAGCGGCAAGACCACCGAGGACACGGTCGACGAGGTGGTCGTCACCAGCATCCGCCAGAGCCTCAAGAGCAGCCAGCAGCTGAAGCAGTCGTCGGAGATCATCGGCGACTCGATCACCGCCGAGGACATCGGGGCCCTGCCGGACCGCTCGGTGACCGAAGCCCTGCAGCGCGTGCCCGGCGTGTCGATCAATCGCTTCGCCGCCGGCGTCGACCCCGACCACTTCTCGGTGGAAGGCTCGGGGGTCGTGGTCCGCGGCCTGAACTTCGTGCGCTCGGAGCTGAACGGCCGCGACACCTTCACCGCCAACAACGGCCGCATCCTCAGCTTCGCCGACGTGCCGTCGGAGCTGATGGGCGGCGTCGACGTGTTCAAGAGCCCGTCGGCCGACCTGATCGAAGGCGGCATCTCGGGCACGGTGAACCTGCGCACGCGCCTGCCGTTCGACACCAACAAGCGCATCCTGTCGATGTCGGCCGAGGCCAGCTACGGCGACATGGTCAAGGAATGGAAGCCGACCTACTCGTTCCTCTACAGCGACCGCTTCGACACCAGCTTCGGCGAGGTCGGCGTCCTCGCCAGCTTCGTGAACTCGCAGCTGGCCAGCCGCAGCGACGCCATCCAGGTGTCGAACTTCGGCTGCCGCACCAACCTGGGCGTCTCCAGCGCCGACTGCGGCAATGGCACGAAGGGCGTGTGGTTCCCGCGCGGCGCGGCGTTCCGTTCGACCACCAACGACCGTGAGCGTCAGGGCCAGGCCGGCGCCGTCCAGTGGAAGAGCAACGACGGCACGATGCAGGCCTCGCTGCAGTACCTGCGCTCGAAGTCGACCGTGAAGTGGACCGAGCACGCCGTCGAGATCGCCACCGACAACGTGGCTGGCAACGGCGACTCGCGCCCGGCCGACGGCACCACCTTCTCGTTCGACGAGGACGGCGTCTTCACCAACGGGATCATCACCGGCACCACCGGCTGGCGCGCCGACCAGAACGGCTCGGATCCGCGCACGCCGATCAACGGCCTTCAGTCGAACAACGTCCGTCGCGACGAGAACACGACCAACATCACCACCGACTACGGCTTCAACTTCAAGTGGACGCCGAACGAGCACTGGGGCGTGCTGTTCGACGCCCAGCACGTGGACTCGACGGTCGACGCGATCAGCATGGGCATGTGGGGCTCGACGTTCCAGAACGCCTCGATCACCCTGAAGGGCAGCGACCTGCCGGACGTGAAGTTCACCGCGCCGTCCAGCGGCACGTCGGTGTCGAACTGCGCGCCGTTCAACAACAACTGTCCGTCCTACGCGCGCGGGACGCACGCCAGCCTCAGCGACCCGTACAACAACTTCTGGCGCTCGGCGATGGACCACATCGAGCAGTCGGAAGGCACCGAGGACGCGGTCAAGATCGACGTCGAGTACAAGCTCGGCAACGACAGCTGGCTGGACTCGATCAAGGGCGGCGCGCGCTGGTCGGAACGCGACCAGACCACCCGCTTCTCGGCCTACAACTGGGGCGTGGTCAGCGAGATCTGGGGCAGCGGCGGCCCGGTGTGGATGGACGATCCCATCAACGGCAACCCGACCACCGCCGGCGGCGCCGACAGCACCCGGTTCGTCGAGGCCTACGCCTTCGACAACTTCCTGCGCGGCAAGACCGGCGCGCCGACGGGCGCCGATCCGCGGCTGTTCTTCTCGCAGAACCTGGTCGACAACTACGGCTCGGTCTCGCAGTTCCTGCTGTCGGTGGGCGACGAGTGGCGCGACCGCCTCGCGGGCGGCTGCCCGCAGAACTGGGTGCCGCTGGCGCAGCGCTGCGGCGTCACCGCCGGCACCCCGTTCCGTCCGCAGGAAATCAACCCGGTCAACGAGGTGACCAAGGCCGCCTACCTGATGGCCCGCTTCAAGGGCGACGTCGGCGACTACAAGATCAGCGGCAACATCGGCCTGCGCTACACCAAGACCGACCGCGAGGCGACCGGCTACCTGGCGTTCCCGATCTCGACCAGCCTGGCCACCGACGCCGACTGCACGCTGGCCTTCACCAACTGGCAGGCCCTGCCGGAGCCGAAGCAGCCGTTCGTCGCCTCGTCGTTCTGTTCGCTGACGCCGCAGGTGCGGGCCGCCGCCCGGGCCTGGGCCAACGGCGCCCTGACTCCGAGCACGGCCAAGGCCTCGTTCGACTACTGGCTGCCCAGCTTCAACCTGAAGGTCATGGCCCCGCACGGGCTGCAGTATCGCGTGGGCGTGTCCAAGACGATTACGCCGCCCGACATCGGCCTGACCCGCAACTACTACAACCTGGCGCTCAACACGAACAACGACGGCATCACCAACGGCCAGCCGTCGGGCAACGTGACGGTGGGCAACCCCTTCCTGAAGCCGACCCAGTCGACCAACGTCGACGCCTCGGTCGAATGGTACTTCGCGCCGGTCGGCTCGCTGACCTTCGCGGCCTTCTGGAAGGAGCTGAGCGACGTCGCCACCAACACCACCGCGCGGCTGCCCTTCACCAACAACGGGGCGACGTTCGACGTGCTGGTGACCACGCCGGGCAACTCGGACAAGAAGGCGACGGTCAAGGGCTTCGAGATCGGCTACCAGCAGTTCTACGACTTCCTGCCCAAGCCGCTGGACGGGTTCGGCATCAACGCCAACTACAGCTACATCGAGAGCAACGGCGTGCCGCAGAGCACCCTGTCGGCGACCGACCCGGACGTGGCCGCCGGCCGCGTGACCACGGTCGACACCGGCAAGCTGCCGCTGCAGGGCCTGTCCAAGCACAACGTCAACTTCGCGGCGATCTACGAGAAGGGGCCGATATCGGCGCGCCTGGCCTACAACTGGCGCTCGGACTTCCTGCTCACCGTCCGCGACGTGATCGTGCCCTACGCCCCGATCATGAACGAGGCCACCGGCCAGCTCGACGGCTCGTTCTTCTACACCGTCAATCCGAAGGTGAAGGTCGGGGTGCAGGCGGTGAACCTGCTGAACGAGACCACCCGCACCACGCAGATACTGAACAGCGACCTGCTGAAGACGGGCCGGTCGTGGTTCATGAACGACAGGCGCTACACCTTCGTGCTTCGCGCCAGCTTCTAG